The genomic segment GACATGGAACAAGGACAGAATAGCATGAGAGGACGCCTGACCAGCGAGGAGTTGGACCAGCGCGTAAGTAAAGCAGTAGACAACTTCATGGCGGGCTACGGCTGCTGTCAGGCCGTGGTGGCAGCGTTTGCCGACCTCTACGGACTGGACGACACGATGGCCAAGCGCATTGGCGCCGGCTTTGGCGGCGGCGTGGGCAGAATGAGGATGATGTGTGGCGCCGTGTCGGGCATCGTGATCCTGGTGGGACTGGATTGCGGCCAGACGGAAGGCAGCGACCGCGAAGGGAAGTCAGCCTGTTATAAGGTGGTTCAGGAACTGCTGAACAAGTCGAAAGAGGAGAACGGCAGTATTATCTGCGCAGAGCTGTTGGGCATTCAGGGCCACGAAAAAGCCCATTCCAGCTATGTGGCCTCGCCACGCACGGCAGAATACTACAAGACACGCCCTTGCGCAGCCAAGGTAGAGAGCGCAGCACGTGTGTTTGCAGAATATTTGAAAGGATAAAGGTTAGTTTTGCATCGAGCTAACCTCAGAGCAAATCAAGCTCAACAGGACAGTGATCAGAGCCCAGAACCTCTGTGTGGATCTTTGCATCGGCCACACGCTCCTGCAGGCGATTGCTCACCACGAAATAGTCGATACGCCAGCCAGCGTTCTTCTGGCGCGCCTGG from the Prevotella sp. E15-22 genome contains:
- a CDS encoding C-GCAxxG-C-C family protein, producing MEQGQNSMRGRLTSEELDQRVSKAVDNFMAGYGCCQAVVAAFADLYGLDDTMAKRIGAGFGGGVGRMRMMCGAVSGIVILVGLDCGQTEGSDREGKSACYKVVQELLNKSKEENGSIICAELLGIQGHEKAHSSYVASPRTAEYYKTRPCAAKVESAARVFAEYLKG